From the genome of Triticum aestivum cultivar Chinese Spring chromosome 3B, IWGSC CS RefSeq v2.1, whole genome shotgun sequence, one region includes:
- the LOC123070314 gene encoding splicing factor U2af small subunit B, with amino-acid sequence MAEHLASIFGTEKDRVNCPFYFKIGACRHGDRCSRIHNRPTISPTIVLMNMYQRPDMITPGVDAQGQPIDPRKMQEHFEDFYEDIFEELSKFGEIETLNVCDNLSDHMIGNVYVQFREEDQAAAAHTALQGRFYSGRLIIVDFSPVTDFREATCRQYEENTCTRGGHCNFMHVKQIGKDLRKKLFGRYRRSQRGRSRSPSPHHRRERHDRDDYRGRDDFRRGGGGGGGGRRGGSSRHERHDDGGRRRYGGSPPRRARSPVRENSEERRAKIEQWNREREAK; translated from the coding sequence ATGGCGGAACACTTGGCTTCGATATTTGGTACAGAGAAAGACAGGGTCAACTGTCCATTTTACTTCAAGATTGGAGCTTGTCGTCATGGCGATCGCTGCTCTCGCATCCATAACAGGCCAACCATATCACCTACTATTGTGCTCATGAACATGTATCAGCGCCCTGATATGATTACCCCTGGGGTTGATGCTCAAGGCCAGCCGATAGATCCTCGCAAGATGCAGGAGCATTTTGAAGATTTTTATGAGGATATCTTTGAGGAACTGAGCAAGTTTGGTGAGATTGAGACCCTCAACGTCTGTGACAACCTTTCTGATCACATGATAGGCAATGTGTATGTCCAGTTCAGAGAGGAAGATCAGGCAGCAGCAGCTCATACCGCCCTTCAGGGACGCTTTTACTCTGGTCGCCTAATAATTGTTGACTTCTCTCCTGTGACGGACTTCCGTGAAGCGACCTGCAGGCAGTATGAGGAGAACACCTGCACTCGTGGTGGGCACTGCAATTTCATGCATGTGAAGCAGATAGGTAAGGATCTCAGGAAGAAACTCTTTGGGCGCTATAGGAGATCGCAACGAGGAAGGAGCCGCAGCCCAAGCCCACACCATAGGAGAGAGCGTCATGACCGTGATGACTATCGTGGCCGTGATGATTTCCgtcgtggtggtggcggcggcggcggtggacggagGGGTGGGAGCAGTAGGCATGAAAGGCATGACGATGGGGGAAGGCGTAGGTATGGAGGCAGCCCTCCGAGGCGGGCAAGAAGCCCTGTGAGGGAGAACAGCGAGGAGCGCAGGGCCAAGATCGAACAGTGGAATCGTGAGAGGGAGGCGAAGTAA